From a region of the Seleniivibrio woodruffii genome:
- the arsM gene encoding arsenite methyltransferase, protein MKRETVKFGMRNKVRDYYGKIAVQVQKKESFGSLACCGGERKLTQIYDKSKLGELPENAVEASLGCADPIRFAELKEGETVLDLGSGGGINVFMAAKHVGESGMVYGLDMTDEMLELAERNRKTMGAGNVRFIKGFIEDIPLEDKTVDVIISNCVINLSDSKERVASEAYRVLKSGGRLAIADIISLKEVSAKMREAAAAWCGCLGGTISAAEYSDILRSAGFENIEVRTEHVYTGEILEEYFLKDRYLSDTIDRKYLDEAGGAFAGAFIKAVKP, encoded by the coding sequence ATGAAAAGAGAAACAGTCAAGTTCGGAATGAGGAACAAAGTCAGAGACTATTACGGGAAAATTGCCGTTCAGGTGCAGAAAAAAGAGAGTTTCGGCTCTCTCGCCTGCTGCGGCGGTGAGAGAAAACTTACACAGATATATGATAAGAGCAAGCTGGGTGAGCTGCCGGAAAATGCCGTAGAGGCATCTCTGGGTTGTGCCGACCCGATACGCTTTGCGGAGCTGAAAGAGGGCGAGACGGTTCTGGATCTCGGAAGCGGCGGCGGAATAAACGTTTTCATGGCCGCAAAGCATGTCGGAGAATCGGGGATGGTGTATGGGCTGGATATGACGGACGAGATGCTTGAGTTAGCTGAAAGAAACAGGAAGACCATGGGTGCCGGAAACGTCCGTTTTATCAAAGGATTTATAGAGGATATTCCTCTTGAGGATAAGACGGTGGATGTAATAATCTCCAACTGTGTGATAAATCTTTCCGATAGCAAGGAAAGAGTGGCTTCGGAGGCATACAGGGTGCTAAAAAGCGGAGGCAGACTCGCCATTGCGGATATCATCTCTTTGAAAGAGGTGTCAGCTAAGATGCGTGAGGCGGCGGCGGCATGGTGCGGTTGTCTGGGAGGCACCATTTCGGCGGCGGAGTATTCGGATATACTGAGGTCGGCGGGCTTTGAAAACATAGAGGTTCGGACTGAGCATGTTTATACAGGAGAGATACTTGAGGAATACTTTCTCAAAGACAGATATCTCTCTGACACAATTGACAGAAAATATCTGGATGAGGCTGGCGGAGCATTTGCCGGAGCTTTCATAAAGGCGGTGAAGCCGTGA
- a CDS encoding class I SAM-dependent methyltransferase, with product MSGCEEYFDDVAGQWDSMRTEFFSENVRIKACDRAKVGQGDSAADIGAGTGFLTEELLKRGVCVTAVDSSENMLGQLKAKFANIKGFECRVGDAENLPLEAESFDAVLANMCLHHVENPSAAISEMAESLKAGGRLVITDLDEHSSEFLLNEHHDRWAGFKRSDISDWFRSAGLENVEITDMDEICSAESCCGKGRSEVTIFMAYGIKPFPANG from the coding sequence GTGAGCGGGTGCGAGGAATATTTTGATGATGTTGCCGGGCAGTGGGACAGCATGCGTACGGAGTTCTTCTCGGAAAATGTGAGAATAAAGGCCTGCGACAGGGCGAAAGTCGGGCAGGGTGACAGTGCGGCGGATATAGGTGCCGGGACAGGGTTTCTGACTGAGGAGCTTCTGAAAAGAGGCGTATGTGTTACCGCCGTTGATTCTTCGGAGAATATGCTTGGTCAGTTAAAGGCGAAATTTGCAAATATCAAAGGGTTTGAGTGCAGAGTCGGTGATGCTGAAAATCTACCGTTGGAGGCTGAGTCTTTTGATGCCGTGCTGGCAAACATGTGCCTTCATCACGTTGAAAACCCGTCGGCTGCCATATCTGAGATGGCCGAATCCCTTAAAGCGGGAGGCAGGCTGGTGATAACCGATCTGGATGAACACAGCAGCGAGTTCCTGCTGAATGAACACCACGACAGATGGGCGGGCTTCAAACGGTCTGACATCAGTGACTGGTTCCGGTCTGCGGGACTTGAAAATGTTGAGATAACGGATATGGATGAAATATGCAGTGCCGAGTCATGCTGCGGAAAGGGCAGATCCGAGGTCACAATTTTTATGGCATACGGTATAAAACCTTTTCCCGCAAACGGTTAA
- a CDS encoding sulfite exporter TauE/SafE family protein: MLNDLKAAVSGFLVGILGGLIGLGGAEFRLPILVGLFAFDALPAVIINKAVSLVVVTFSLPARLGTVSFETILSHWHVIATLLSGSLFGAWFGAGWATRLRSETLFRVLSVLLVMVAFVLFFSHQYSFSGLNFLSGIYLVLTGAVCGFLIGIFAAVMGVAGGELLIPAIVLLFGTDIKTAGSLSLAVSIPTMLMGFARYSRDKSFTVISQQKRFLLVMAAGSVAGVFAGGKLLGIVSTGFLIPLMCLILLISSVKIWKHGK, encoded by the coding sequence ATGTTAAATGATCTTAAAGCTGCGGTAAGCGGTTTTCTGGTCGGTATTCTGGGGGGACTGATAGGTCTGGGCGGAGCCGAGTTCCGGCTGCCTATCCTTGTCGGGCTTTTTGCTTTTGATGCTCTGCCCGCCGTTATCATAAACAAGGCTGTAAGTCTTGTTGTTGTGACTTTTTCCCTCCCGGCCAGACTTGGAACCGTATCTTTCGAAACAATTCTTTCTCATTGGCATGTTATTGCAACCCTGCTTTCCGGCAGCCTCTTCGGGGCATGGTTCGGCGCAGGGTGGGCAACCAGACTGAGGTCTGAAACGTTGTTCAGGGTGCTTTCGGTTCTTCTGGTGATGGTGGCCTTTGTCCTTTTCTTCAGTCATCAGTATAGTTTCAGCGGTCTGAATTTTCTGTCAGGCATCTATCTGGTTTTAACTGGAGCTGTCTGCGGGTTTCTGATTGGAATTTTTGCCGCTGTGATGGGTGTTGCAGGCGGAGAGCTTCTGATCCCTGCAATAGTACTGCTTTTCGGGACCGATATCAAAACTGCAGGCAGTCTTTCTCTGGCGGTCAGCATCCCCACAATGCTTATGGGGTTTGCCAGATACAGCAGAGATAAAAGTTTCACAGTTATAAGTCAGCAGAAAAGATTTCTGCTGGTGATGGCGGCTGGTTCCGTTGCCGGAGTTTTTGCAGGCGGCAAACTTCTTGGAATTGTGTCCACGGGATTTCTGATACCTCTGATGTGTCTGATACTGCTTATTTCAAGTGTTAAAATCTGGAAGCACGGAAAATAA
- a CDS encoding sigma-54-dependent transcriptional regulator produces the protein MRKILIIDDDESLLYGMKRSLSKQFDVDTAQDSFSAVKSVREQNFDLIFLDYKLGEENGLEVLSLLRAHTSTPVVMLTAHGTTELIIEAIRQGAVDFLTKPVDTAQLVAAIDKYAAEGKDGYCSDKYEDISSIKYDRSAVIAVSEGMKDVLKSVAIISGTNSPVLITGESGTGKDVTAMLIHNYSRRKDNPFVQINCAAIPDNLLESELFGYVKGAFTGAYTGNPGKFQMADKGTIFLDEIGDMPMPLQGKLLQVLQDGRIQRVGDNTFRQVDIRIISATNKNLKELVRTGQFREDLYYRINAFNVDIPPLRNRKKDIWNCCLHFIRLFSVDTGKDICCVDKSARDILENYPWQGNIRELKNIMSKAVALSNTAALRADTILNALGRADTKPAESFFDIFRAKYEENLLSKALEEVEEDIIRRAVASCGENYTAAAKMLGISRVTLYDKIKKYGL, from the coding sequence ATGCGGAAAATACTGATAATAGATGATGACGAGTCACTGCTTTACGGAATGAAGCGGTCGCTTTCTAAACAGTTCGATGTTGATACTGCGCAGGATTCTTTTTCTGCCGTTAAATCTGTTCGTGAGCAGAACTTCGACCTTATTTTTCTGGACTATAAGCTTGGCGAGGAGAACGGTCTGGAAGTGCTCTCCCTGCTCCGTGCACATACATCGACCCCTGTGGTGATGCTGACAGCCCACGGAACCACGGAGCTTATAATTGAAGCCATCCGTCAGGGGGCGGTGGATTTTCTCACAAAGCCTGTGGACACTGCTCAGCTTGTTGCGGCTATAGACAAGTATGCTGCAGAGGGAAAGGACGGTTACTGCTCGGACAAATATGAGGATATTTCCTCCATCAAATATGACAGATCAGCTGTGATAGCGGTTTCGGAAGGGATGAAGGATGTTCTTAAATCCGTTGCCATCATCTCCGGAACAAATTCTCCCGTGCTCATAACCGGAGAGTCAGGTACTGGAAAAGATGTCACCGCTATGCTGATTCATAACTACAGCCGCAGAAAGGATAATCCATTCGTTCAGATAAACTGTGCCGCTATTCCGGATAATCTGCTGGAGAGTGAGCTTTTCGGCTATGTTAAAGGGGCTTTCACCGGTGCTTATACCGGCAACCCGGGAAAATTTCAGATGGCGGACAAAGGTACTATTTTTCTGGACGAAATAGGCGACATGCCCATGCCTCTTCAGGGTAAACTGCTTCAGGTGCTTCAGGACGGGCGTATTCAGCGTGTGGGCGACAATACATTCAGACAGGTCGATATCCGCATAATTTCCGCCACAAATAAAAATCTCAAAGAGCTTGTCCGCACAGGTCAGTTCCGTGAGGATCTTTACTACAGGATAAACGCTTTCAATGTTGATATCCCTCCTCTCAGAAACCGGAAAAAGGATATATGGAACTGCTGTCTTCATTTTATCCGGCTGTTCTCAGTGGATACGGGTAAGGATATCTGCTGTGTGGATAAATCCGCCAGAGATATCCTTGAGAACTACCCGTGGCAGGGTAATATAAGGGAACTGAAGAATATCATGTCCAAGGCGGTTGCCCTAAGCAACACAGCCGCACTCAGGGCGGACACAATCCTCAACGCTCTCGGACGAGCAGATACAAAGCCTGCTGAGAGTTTTTTTGATATTTTCAGAGCAAAATATGAGGAGAACCTGCTTTCAAAAGCTCTGGAAGAGGTGGAAGAGGATATTATCAGGCGGGCTGTTGCCAGTTGCGGAGAAAACTATACTGCCGCCGCAAAAATGCTTGGAATAAGCCGTGTGACTCTTTACGATAAAATAAAAAAGTACGGACTCTGA